In a single window of the Elaeis guineensis isolate ETL-2024a chromosome 6, EG11, whole genome shotgun sequence genome:
- the LOC140858699 gene encoding uncharacterized protein codes for MEVPALLSSLAVLILISTPWHSQPVESSPHSNITDLFALLAFKDHVSDPYGVLARSWNTTTSFCSWTGVSCSRRRQRVTALVLGDFPLRGTIAPHLANLSFISRLILHNTSLVGPIPDPLGRLHRLRFLDLSVNRLTGAIPVTLSNLTKLSFLVLSQNNITGAIPPELARLTALQQLFLKKNDLSGPIPLSLVNNMSMLNVLNLGYNALSGPIPDSVGYLPQLRSLVLQFNQLSGPIPPSIFNMSLLESLYLVRNNLSGPIPEIGNQSIGLPQLRQISLSDNQLSGPITSSFATCTHLEILSLSFNQLTGLIPTELATLLELTLLFLGVNNLTGTIPAALSNLTRLSQLELFENSLHGEIPAEIGQLSYLQDLNLALNRLTGAIPDSLGNASSLNSVELSHNALTGTVPTTVGNLAALQYFNIGVNKLGGGLEFLVSLSNCRSLENLYISANAFDGNLPESIGNLSTHLLIFAAGNNQIKGKIPSSLGNLSSLMSFYLYENQMTGVIPPAITSLEKLQLLDLGYNRIGGSIPQQLDGLKSLSELHLDGNMFLGSIPDCIGNMTQLRSLTLSINLLSLTIPSSIWHLRDVLELDLSHNSLDGFLPIDVRSLHAITELDLSANRLYGKLPAALGSLMTLVYLDLSRNSFQGPIPQSLGQLIVVQSLNLSSNSFSGAIPKSLANLTLLQNLNLSFNRLEGQVPEGGVFSNLTIQSLMGNAALCGATLLGMSACSHDDGGASHSRSTRRLLKYSLPVIVSTMLLAACFYLLITKLKRRKETAIPAEVVHVPDHRLISYNELSCATNNFSEANLLGTGSFGSVFEGQLDDGSLVAIKVLNLQTEGASESFHTECRALSMARHRNLVKILSATSNLDFKALVLQYMPNGSLERWLYSYNYCLSLIQRINIMLDVAMALEYLHHHYLEVVLHCDLKPSNVLLDEDMVAHVSDFGIAKLLHGISRSIASATAPGTIGYMAPEYGLDGKVSRRSDVYSYGILLLETFTRKKPTDAMFAGELSLRQWVNQAFPSAVLNVVDGNLLRDEAGSSASNTFSSEILMEDLSRKHICFSSVLELGLLCSKELPKERILMEDVVVRLKNIKEKYLSNSSGD; via the exons ATGGAGGTCCCTGCTCTTCTCTCATCACTGGCAGTTTTAATACTAATATCAACACCATGGCACTCCCAGCCAGTGGAGTCCTCTCCTCATAGCAACATCACAGACTTGTTTGCTCTCCTTGCCTTCAAGGACCATGTGTCTGACCCTTACGGCGTCTTGGCTAGAAGCTGGAACACTACCACCTCCTTCTGCAGCTGGACTGGAGTCTCCTGTAGCCGCCGTCGCCAGAGAGTGACTGCCCTGGTGCTCGGTGACTTCCCTCTCCGAGGTACCATCGCTCCCCATCTTGCCAACCTCTCTTTCATCTCGCGTCTGATCCTGCACAACACCAGTCTTGTGGGCCCCATTCCGGATCCTCTTGGACGGTTGCACCGCCTCCGATTTCTCGACCTAAGCGTGAATCGTCTAACAGGGGCGATCCCTGTCACCTTGAGCAATCTCACGAAGCTCAGCTTTCTTGTACTTTCACAAAACAACATCACCGGGGCAATTCCTCCAGAGCTTGCCCGCTTGACCGCTCTGCAGCAGCTGTTTCTGAAAAAAAATGACCTGAGCGGCCCGATCCCACTGTCCCTGGTCAACAACATGTCAATGCTCAACGTCCTAAACCTAGGTTATAACGCACTCTCAGGCCCCATTCCTGACAGCGTCGGCTACCTGCCCCAACTCAGGTCCCTCGTCCTCCAGTTTAACCAGCTATCTGGTCCCATCCCTCCCAGCATCTTCAATATGTCTCTGCTAGAGAGCCTTTACCTTGTACGGAACAACCTATCAGGTCCCATACCTGAAATCGGTAATCAGAGCATTGGGCTACCGCAACTTCGGCAAATCTCCCTCTCAGACAATCAACTCTCCGGGCCCATTACGTCGAGTTTCGCCACATGCACACATCTTGAGATTTTGTCCCTGTCGTTCAATCAATTGACCGGATTGATTCCGACGGAACTGGCAACCTTGTTAGAGCTCACATTATTATTTTTGGGCGTGAATAACCTCACTGGAACGATCCCAGCTGCCCTGAGCAACCTCACAAGACTGAGTCAACTCGAGCTGTTCGAAAACAGCCTGCACGGGGAAATTCCCGCAGAGATTGGCCAACTTTCTTATCTCCAGGATCTGAATTTGGCGTTGAATCGTCTGACAGGTGCAATCCCTGATTCTTTAGGCAACGCCTCCTCGCTCAATTCTGTAGAGCTGTCACATAATGCCTTGACTGGAACAGTGCCCACTACGGTTGGGAACTTGGCGGCCCTACAGTATTTTAATATAGGAGTGAACAAGTTGGGCGGAGGGCTCGAGTTCCTCGTTTCTTTGTCCAACTGCAGGAGCCTAGAGAATCTGTATATTTCAGCGAATGCGTTTGACGGAAATCTTCCTGAATCCATCGGGAACCTCTCGACACATCTTCTTATATTTGCTGCTGGCAACAACCAGATCAAGGGAAAGATACCTTCTAGTTTGGGCAATCTAAGCAGTCTCATGTCTTTTTACCTGTATGAGAACCAGATGACAGGGGTCATTCCCCCAGCAATCACCAGCTTGGAGAAGCTACAGTTGCTGGATCTTGGCTATAATAGGATCGGTGGCTCCATCCCGCAACAACTTGATGGATTAAAGAGTTTAAGCGAGCTTCATCTCGATGGGAACATGTTTTTGGGCTCGATACCTGACTGTATTGGGAACATGACTCAGCTGCGATCCCTGACACTCTCCATCAATTTGCTGTCGTTGACCATACCTTCAAGCATATGGCACCTAAGGGATGTTTTGGAACTTGATCTGTCCCATAATTCTTTGGATGGCTTCCTACCAATAGATGTGAGAAGCCTCCATGCCATCACTGAATTGGATCTCTCTGCTAACCGATTGTATGGTAAGCTCCCGGCAGCTTTGGGAAGCCTCATGAcactagtctatctggatctatcacgcAATTCTTTCCAGGGTCCAATTCCACAGTCCCTCGGTCAGTTGATTGTTGTTCAGTCATTGAACCTGTCATCCAATTCTTTCTCTGGCGCCATTCCCAAGTCCTTGGCCAACCTCACATTGCTTCAGAACTTAAACCTCTCTTTTAATAGGTTAGAAGGCCAGGTTCCAGAAGGTGGTGTCTTCTCCAATCTCACAATCCAATCTTTGATGGGAAACGCTGCATTATGCGGGGCAACATTGCTAGGAATGTCAGCTTGCTCCCATGATGATGGTGGTGCCTCTCATTCGAGATCGACAAGGCGTCTACTGAAGTATTCCCTCCCTGTTATTGTATCTACGATGCTGTTGGCTGCTTGCTTCTACCTATTGATAACAAAGCTGAAGAGAAGGAAGGAAACTGCAATTCCAGCTGAAGTAGTACATGTGCCTGACCATAGATTGATTTCCTACAATGAACTCAGCTGTGCTACCAACAATTTCAGTGAGGCCAACCTTTTGGGAACAGGGAGTTTTGGGTCAGTGTTCGAGGGACAACTAGATGATGGGTCACTTGTAGCTATAAAAGTTCTAAACTTGCAAACCGAAGGAGCCTCTGAAAGTTTTCACACAGAATGCCGAGCATTGAGCATGGCTCGGCACCGGAACCTTGTCAAGATACTCAGCGCTACTTCTAACTTAGACTTCAAGGCTTTGGTTCTCCAGTACATGCCAAATGGCAGTCTCGAGAGATGGCTGTATTCCTACAATTACTGCTTGAGCCTCATCCAGAGAATAAACATCATGCTGGATGTGGCGATGGCACTGGAGTACCTCCACCACCACTACTTGGAAGTTGTGCTGCACTGCGACCTAAAGCCAAGCAATGTATTGCTGGATGAAGACATGGTGGCTCATGTCTCTGACTTTGGCATCGCCAAGCTGCTTCATGGCATCAGCAGGTCCATAGCATCTGCGACTGCACCTGGGACAATTGGCTATATGGCTCCAG AGTATGGATTAGATGGAAAAGTGTCAAGAAGGAGCGATGTTTATAGCTATGGTATACTATTGCTGGAAACCTTTACAAGAAAGAAGCCCACTGATGCGATGTTTGCTGGGGAGTTGAGCTTAAGACAATGGGTGAATCAGGCTTTTCCTTCCGCAGTGTTGAATGTTGTGGATGGCAACCTTCTGAGAGATGAAGCAGGTAGTAGCGCTAGCAATACCTTTTCCAGTGAAATACTAATGGAAGACTTAAGCAGAAAGCATATATGTTTTTCATCCGTTCTGGAGTTGGGCTTACTATGCTCCAAAGAATTGCCCAAAGAAAGAATATTGATGGAAGACGTTGTTGTGAGATTAAAGAACATCAAGGAGAAGTACTTGTCAAATTCATCTGGTGATTGA